From one Lycium barbarum isolate Lr01 chromosome 6, ASM1917538v2, whole genome shotgun sequence genomic stretch:
- the LOC132599778 gene encoding arabinogalactan protein 23-like, producing the protein MEMKKIACVTLIAAASMSAAMAQILPPSSAPAPAPSSDATASLPHVATLAGATLLSFFAYYMH; encoded by the coding sequence ATGGAGATGAAGAAGATTGCTTGTGTCACCCTAATTGCTGCTGCATCAATGAGTGCAGCTATGGCTCAAATATTGCCCCCAAGCTCCGCCCCAGCTCCTGCCCCTTCAAGTGATGCCACTGCTTCATTGCCCCATGTGGCAACTTTGGCCGGTGCTACTTTATTGTCCTTCTTTGCTTATTACATGCACTAA